The nucleotide window GTAATAAGACAAGGCAATTCtccatcttcatcttggTCATGTTTGAAGTTCTTGAGAGCAGGCATTTCCTCACAATGTAATCTTCGTACCCGAACTCATTTCATTCCCCTTCACTACTGAAATTTTCCAACTTCGGAATTGAGCCTttaaaaagtcaaaaaaacATGCTTTCATACTAGAAAAGTTATAAAAGGAGTTTTGATAATATGAAAATCCATTGGCTTTTACTCCGTAGTGTTGTAATCTTCCAGTGAAACAAGGTAGAATGCGGTTTTCTTATCTAGATAGTGCTTTTCTAGCTGTGGCCATAATCTATTTGTACCGAGCACCATTTACAAAGGTGGAAGAAAGCTTCACAATTCAGGCAATCcatgatattttgaattacGGGATATGGAATTTACAGCCTTACGACCACTTCGTTTTTCCAGGTGCTGTTCCAAGGACATTCGTAGGTCCCTTGATAATTTCCACTATAGCTAGACCATTTGTATCCATTCTGAGCTTAATTGAAGGCAGAAATTGGAGCACCCAATTTCAAACGCAAATTCTGGTGAGATCAATAATTGCATTGCTCAATGCTctttctttaatatatttgaaaaatagcGCACAAGCTTTGCTTGAGATAACTGCTAAGGAAGAACAAATCAAGCAGGATGAGAAACGCGGTGGCGCACTCAGAAAACCAGAGGTTCTTCTCTACACTGTGGGAACGTGGTTTTCTTTATTTATCATGACTGGCTTCCATATGATGTACTATCTGTCAAGACCATTGCCCAATTTTGTTATGACTCTACCCTTAACAAATGTGGCAATTAGTTGGATTCTACAAGATAACTATCAGTGGGCCATTTTCCTGGCCTCTTTCACAGCGGTAATCTTTAGGTTGGAAGTTTTGGCATTTTGTGCAGGAATGGCATTATTTTCCGTTGTTtacagaaaaatttcattctttAAGGCAGTTAAATTTGGAATCCTTGGATTTGGTATAGGCATGGGTATTACATTGTTCATTGATTCGTATTTCTGGCAATACTGGTGCATGCCTGAAGTTgattctttcattttcaatgttGTCCATGGAAATTCATCCAAATGGGGTGTCGAACCATTTTTTGCATATTTCACCCATTATTTGAGAATGCTATTCATACCACCCACAATCTTACTCTTGAATTTGCTAGGATTCAAACTTGCTCCAACCAATATGAGAATTATCACTTTAggttcattttttcatattctcGTTCTATCGTTTCAGCCACATAAAGAATGGAGATTCATCGTTTACGCCATTCCATCAATTATCCTCTTAGGAAGTGTCGCTGCTGCATACGTTTGGGAAAATATAGAGATAAAAAGCATCAGAAACTTTCTACTGGTCTCTTTAGTTCCATTGTCTCCGTTGTTCTCCGCAATATTCTCTTTCTGCTTTCTCTATATATCTAGCATGAATTATCCTGGTGGTGAGGCTTTGAGCAATTTTAATCTTATGATAATTAACCAGAATATCACCAACGTTACTGTCCATCTTGACGTCCCTATTTGCATGACAGGCGCTACCTTATTCGGCGAGTTAAATCAAGATGTATATGCGGTTTCCTATGACAGAACAGAGGATCCTgaaacattgaagaaattgtgGCCCTCATTTGATTATGTAATCACAGCACAACCATCAAGCCAGAACTTcccatttgaaaatgccaCGACAGACAACTGGGAACTTCTACAAACAGCTCAGACTTACGTGGGTCTCGACATGggatttttgaatgaagaaatttttcaaaaggaaTCAAACCTGTTCACATTAATGAAGGACTGCTTCACGAGTGATGTGAGCATTATAGATCAGGCATTCAATCTACTAGACAGGATCATTCTTAGGGGCAACGTGTTTTTCACgtatgaaagaaaaagtagaGAATAGATTCAATTAGAAGACGGTAATTTATCATAAGCTATATACAAATTTCATATGTTTCTGTCATTTTACTCATTAGAAACAACACTAACATTGCTGGTTTCAAAACTTCTTTTGCAGCACCCTCTTGAGATCACGAACGAAATCACCTTTGACTACAATTTTCTTGGATTGCATGACCACTTTCCAGGAATCCTTTGGTATATGCGGTAGATCAAGCTGCATATCATTCCTCAGTTGAATAATGTCACCGTCAATCTTTCTTATTTCAGTCACCATTTTATTGCCTCCTGCTTTGAAATCTGTATAAACAGGTAAGTTTCCTGTTACGCTTCTTCTCACGAAATAGGTACCGAAGCCGAACGACTTGTGTCCAACAATATCAACCGGATTCACATCTTCAATACGAGGAAACACGCTAAAACTTTTTTCCGATGTTGTTTTGATACCAGCTTTTGAAACCGGTGATATTGTACTTGTGCATCTTCTGGCATATAAATTGGGGGCGCTCCGCAACAGTGAGCGACAGCCTAGTATAACGGTTGAGCTTCCTGATGGGTACATGATGTAGAGCAATTCAATTCAAGGCAATCAGATAACAAAAAGTAATCTCCACAAAATACAGTTGTCCGACCAGCTTGTAAGGATGTGTGAGATTTTTTAGCTTCAATcatttacaaaaatttcattgcCAATAATGCATTACTCAGATCACgtgaaaattcttgaacTACGATAATAATTAATGTACAAGTATAG belongs to Zygotorulaspora mrakii chromosome 1, complete sequence and includes:
- the ALG12 gene encoding dolichyl-P-Man:Man(7)GlcNAc(2)-PP-dolichol alpha-1,6-mannosyltransferase (similar to Saccharomyces cerevisiae ALG12 (YNR030W); ancestral locus Anc_6.338), whose amino-acid sequence is MRFSYLDSAFLAVAIIYLYRAPFTKVEESFTIQAIHDILNYGIWNLQPYDHFVFPGAVPRTFVGPLIISTIARPFVSILSLIEGRNWSTQFQTQILVRSIIALLNALSLIYLKNSAQALLEITAKEEQIKQDEKRGGALRKPEVLLYTVGTWFSLFIMTGFHMMYYLSRPLPNFVMTLPLTNVAISWILQDNYQWAIFLASFTAVIFRLEVLAFCAGMALFSVVYRKISFFKAVKFGILGFGIGMGITLFIDSYFWQYWCMPEVDSFIFNVVHGNSSKWGVEPFFAYFTHYLRMLFIPPTILLLNLLGFKLAPTNMRIITLGSFFHILVLSFQPHKEWRFIVYAIPSIILLGSVAAAYVWENIEIKSIRNFLLVSLVPLSPLFSAIFSFCFLYISSMNYPGGEALSNFNLMIINQNITNVTVHLDVPICMTGATLFGELNQDVYAVSYDRTEDPETLKKLWPSFDYVITAQPSSQNFPFENATTDNWELLQTAQTYVGLDMGFLNEEIFQKESNLFTLMKDCFTSDVSIIDQAFNLLDRIILRGNVFFTYERKSRE
- the IMG2 gene encoding mitochondrial 54S ribosomal protein mL49 (similar to Saccharomyces cerevisiae IMG2 (YCR071C); ancestral locus Anc_6.339): MYPSGSSTVILGCRSLLRSAPNLYARRCTSTISPVSKAGIKTTSEKSFSVFPRIEDVNPVDIVGHKSFGFGTYFVRRSVTGNLPVYTDFKAGGNKMVTEIRKIDGDIIQLRNDMQLDLPHIPKDSWKVVMQSKKIVVKGDFVRDLKRVLQKKF